In Rattus norvegicus strain BN/NHsdMcwi chromosome 3, GRCr8, whole genome shotgun sequence, a genomic segment contains:
- the Rpl35 gene encoding large ribosomal subunit protein uL29: MAKIKARDLRGKKKEELLKQLDDLKVELSQLRVAKVTGGAASKLSKIRVVRKSIARVLTVINQTQKENLRKFYKGKKYKPLDLRPKKTRAMRRRLTKHEEKLKTKKQQRKERLYPLRKYAVKA, translated from the exons ATG GCCAAGATTAAGGCTCGGGACCTGCGCggcaagaagaaggaggagctgTTGAAACAACTGGATGATCTGAAGGTGGAACTGTCCCAGCTTCGCGTGGCCAAAGTGACAGGCGGCGCCGCGTCCAAGCTCTCCAAGAT ACGAGTCGTACGCAAATCCATCGCCCGTGTCCTCACTGTCATTAAtcagactcaaaaggaaaacCTCAGGAAATTCTACAAG GGAAAGAAGTACAAGCCCCTGGACCTGCGACCCAAGAAGACAAGAGCCATGCGCCGCCGGCTCACCAAGCATGAAGAGAAGCTGAAGACCAAGAAGCAGCAGCGGAAGGAGCGGCTGTACCCACTGCGCAAGTACGCAGTCAAGGCCTGA
- the Arpc5l gene encoding actin-related protein 2/3 complex subunit 5-like protein → MARNTLSSRFRRVDIDEFDENKFVDEHEEAAAASGEPGPDPCEVDGLLRQGDMLRAFHAALRNSPINTKNQAVKERAQGIVLKVLTNFKSSEIEQAVQSLDRNGIDLLMKYIYKGFEKPTENSSAVLLQWHEKALAVGGLGSIIRVLTARKTV, encoded by the exons ATGGCCCGGAACACACTGTCCTCACGCTTCCGCCGAGTGGATATCGACGAATTTGACGAGAACAAATTCGTAGACGAGCACGAAGAGGCGGCGGCGGCGTCGGGCGAGCCAGGCCCCGACCCCTGCGAGGTAGACGGGCTCCTGCGGCA AGGGGACATGCTTCGGGCATTCCATGCAGCCTTGCGGAACTCTCCAATCAACACCAAGAATCAAGCTGTGAAG gAACGAGCCCAGGGTATAGTCCTGAAAGTACTCACAAACTTCAAGAGCAGCGAGATTGAGCAGGCTGTGCAGTCACTGGACAGGAATGGCATTGACTTGCTAATGAAGTACATTTATAAAGGGTTTGAGAAGCCCACAGAAAATAGCAGTGCAGTGTTACTCCAGTGGCATGAAAAG GCTTTAGCTGTTGGAGGACTAGGCTCCATTATAAGAGTTCTTACAGCAAGaaagactgtttaa
- the Arpc5l gene encoding actin-related protein 2/3 complex subunit 5-like protein isoform X1 — MLRAFHAALRNSPINTKNQAVKERAQGIVLKVLTNFKSSEIEQAVQSLDRNGIDLLMKYIYKGFEKPTENSSAVLLQWHEKALAVGGLGSIIRVLTARKTV, encoded by the exons ATGCTTCGGGCATTCCATGCAGCCTTGCGGAACTCTCCAATCAACACCAAGAATCAAGCTGTGAAG gAACGAGCCCAGGGTATAGTCCTGAAAGTACTCACAAACTTCAAGAGCAGCGAGATTGAGCAGGCTGTGCAGTCACTGGACAGGAATGGCATTGACTTGCTAATGAAGTACATTTATAAAGGGTTTGAGAAGCCCACAGAAAATAGCAGTGCAGTGTTACTCCAGTGGCATGAAAAG GCTTTAGCTGTTGGAGGACTAGGCTCCATTATAAGAGTTCTTACAGCAAGaaagactgtttaa
- the Rpl35 gene encoding large ribosomal subunit protein uL29 isoform X1, protein MAKIKARDLRGKKKEELLKQLDDLKVELSQLRVAKVTGGAASKLSKIRVVRKSIARVLTVINQTQKENLRKFYKVSTGRLGPLAEFAQLPAFRTDMDSWCQRVRREGGLGASFGLSCVVDETGTLA, encoded by the exons ATG GCCAAGATTAAGGCTCGGGACCTGCGCggcaagaagaaggaggagctgTTGAAACAACTGGATGATCTGAAGGTGGAACTGTCCCAGCTTCGCGTGGCCAAAGTGACAGGCGGCGCCGCGTCCAAGCTCTCCAAGAT ACGAGTCGTACGCAAATCCATCGCCCGTGTCCTCACTGTCATTAAtcagactcaaaaggaaaacCTCAGGAAATTCTACAAGGTGAGCACTGGGAGACTGGGCCCTCTGGCTGAGTTTGCACAGTTACCAGCTTTCCGGACTGACATGGATTCTTGGTGTCAGAGGGTCAGAAGGGAGGGTGGACTGGGCGCTAGCTTTGGGCTCAGCTGTGTGGTAGATGAAACTGGGACCCTAGCCTGA